The genomic segment ATCGACCGCCGGCACCTGGTGAGCGTCGGCGACGAGGGGTTCTTCTGCGACGACCCGGCCAGCGGCGACTGGACGGTCAACTGCGGGGAGGGCGTCGACACGCTGGCCTTCGGGCGGCTGCCGGCGGTGGACGTGCTCTCGTACCACCTCTACCCGGACCACTGGGGCAAGGACGCGGCCTGGGGCACCGACTGGATTCTGCGGCACGGCCGGGAGGCCAGGCGGATCGGCAAGCCGGTCATGCTCGGCGAGTTCGGGCTGCACGACAAGGCCACCCGCAATCCGGTGTACCAGCGCTGGACCGACGCCGCCATCCGGGGCGGGACGACCGGCTTCCTGTACTGGATCCTCTCCGGCGTGCAGGATGACGGCAGCCCGTACCCGGACTACGACGGCTACACCGTCTACTGCCCGAGCCCGGTCTGCACCAACCTGGCCAACGCGGCCGAGGAGATCGCCCGGGGACAGCGGTCCCGCCCGCCGGTCGCCGACCACGACACCGCAGTGGTCGAGTTCGACACGGCGGCGACCCTCACCCCGGCCGCCAACGACATCGGCTACCGCACCCGGGTCCGGCCGGCCAGCATCGACCTCGACCCGGCCGCCGGCGGGCAGCAGCGGGTCGCCGCGGTCTCCGGTGGCGAGTTCGCCCTCGCCGCCGACGGCACGGTGACCTTCACCCCGACCGCCGGCTTCGCCGGCCGGGCGGTGGCCCACTACACCATCGTCGACCAGGCCGGCCGGCGCTCGAACGTCGCCGACCTGGTGGTGACCGTGAAGCCGGACCCGGCCGGCGTGCTGGTGCTCGCCTCGTTCGAGACCGACGAGTACGGTTGGGCGCCGGCGTCCTGGCAGACCGACGGAAGCACGGTCGCCCGGTCCGGCGACTTCGCCACCGACGGCGCGGCCGGGCTGCGGATCACCTCGGTCGAGGGCGGCTGGTTCGGGGTCCGGTTCAGCGAGCCGCTGGACCTGTCGGCCCGGATCACGCTCAAGTACGACCTGCGCACCGATCCGTCGGTGGGCACCAACACGGCGATCGCGGTGCAGACCGGCCCGTCGTACACCTGGTGCCAGTCGACCTTCACCTGGCGCAACCAGAACTGGACCGGCACCGCCGAGATCGACCTGACCTCGGCGATGTCCTGCGACGCGACCGCCCTGGCCGACGTGCGCGAGCTGTACGTCTACGTCAACCCGGGGGTGGTGCACATCGACAACGTCCGGGTGGAGTAGCTGTCAGGAGCCGATCCCGGCGGCGACCGCCCCGACCCAGCCGGCGACCAGCCGCCGGGTCAGTTCCCCGGTCGGATCATGGTCGGGATTGGCCTCCGTGATGGTCAGGCACGCCAGACCCGGGTGGGCGGCGGCTGCCGCCACGGCCGCCATCGCCTCGGGAAACGCCAGACCGCCGTGATAGCGGGGGCAGTCGGCCAGCGGGAAACCCGGATAGTCGATCACGTCGACGTCCAGGTGCAACAGCAGCGCGTTCCGGCCGGTGAGGGCGGCCAGGCTGGCCGCTGCCAGCGGGCCGGCCCGGCCGGCCGGAATGTCGGTCACCGGCACCCCGGTCAGCCGGCGGGCGGCGAACCGACGCCACTGGGGGGCGGACAACTGCGCCGGGTGGAAGCCGAACAGCACGAGACCGTCGGCGTCGATCAGGGGTCCGTCCGGGAGCAGGTTGGCCAGCTCGGGATCTCCCTCGCCGAGCAGGTGGGCGACGCCGCAGCTGTCCAGCACCCCCCACCCCTCCCCGGGGGTGTCCAGATCGGCGTCGCCGTCGAGATAGAAGACGCCCACCTCGTCGCGCCGGTGTCCGGCCAGCCGCAGACCGAGGACCGCACCGAGCACCAGTGTGCAGTCCCCGCCGAGCAGCACCGGCAGGTCGCCGGCCGCCCGCGCCGCGGCGACCTCGTCGGCGACCCGACGCACCTGGGCCAGCACCACCGGCAGATTGCGCGCCCCGGACGGGGCGGCACCGGTGGCGAAGGGCGTGACCGGCAGGTCCGGGCCGTCCGCGGCGGCCACGCCCGCCCCGGCCAACGCGGCCCGGATGCCGGCCCGGCGAAGGTGATCCGGCCCCCGCTCCAGACCCGGCGCGTGCGCACCGGCGCTGGTGGGTACGCCGATCAGGCGAAGCGTCACCACCCGGAACCCCCGATCGTGCTCGCGGCTCCCGGCCCCGGCCCGGGTCGGGCGCCCCACGTACGTTCTCTGCCGGGCCGTACCCGTTTCGGCCCGGCCGCATGCGTCTGGGCTCGTTCCCGGGACGACGCCCGCTTATTTTGTGATCTTGACCGAATGTCGGTCGAATTCGCCCCACAGCTGATGGCACCCGCCCTGACCAGGTGTTACTCAGGTCAGGGACGGCCATGGCGACGGTGGGGAGAGTTCATGCTGCCGGGTGGGATGATGCCCGTGACCCAGCTGGTCGCGATGATCAAGAGTACGCCGCCGAGCAGTGCGGCCGGTCTGCTGACCGCGATGCCGGCGGACCGGCTGCCGTTGGTGGTCGGTGCGCTGCCCCCCGCCGACGTGCTCCGGCTGCTGCCCGCGCTGCGCCCGGACACCCGGGCCGCCGTGCTCGCGGTGCTCTCGATCGACCAGCTGGCCGCGATGCTGCGGATCCTGCCGGGCGACCAGGCGGTGTCGCTGCTGACCGAGCTGCCCGCCGGGCGGTTGCCCGCGGTGGCCGGCGCGGTGCCCGACGGTCTGGTTCCGGCCCTGCTGGCCACCCTGCCGCCCGAGCGGCGCGACGGGCTGCTCGCGGCGATGGACCCGCGCCAGGCCCGGGCGGCGTTGGCGACCGGCTATCAGCGCGACGTGTTCGAGGCGCTGGTCCGGGCCAACGCCGAGGTATCCGTCCCGCCCGGAACCCCGGACGGGATCGTCCTGGTGCAGAACCTCGGTTGGCGGATCGTGGTGGCCGCCCGGTACGGCGACGACGGCAGCGTCGCGGTGCGCGACGCGGAGGACGCCGCGTACCGGATGCGGGCCAGCGGCGCGCTGTCGGTGACCAACGGCGAGCCGGCGGCCGAGGTGCTCCGCTACTGCCGGGACGCCCAGCGCGCCGGCCGGCCGCTGGAGACCGCCGTCTGGGCCGACGCCCGACACGACGGCCAGCTCAAGCGCACCCTGGTCGGCCTCTTCCACTGACCGGCGCGCCCGACGGGCCTACTCCGGGACCAGCCGGTAGGCGCCGTCGCTGGCCGAGGTCGCCATCGACGCGTACGCCCGTAGCGCCGCCGAGACCGGCCGGTCCCGGTCCACCGGGGTGTACGGCCGGTCGCGCTTCTCCTGGGCGATCCGCCGGGCCTCCAGCACGTCCGCGGCGACGTTCAGCTCGATCAGCCGGGTCGGGATGTCGATGACGATCTCGTCGCCGTCGACGACCAGCGAGATCAGGCCACCGCCGGCGGCCTCCGGCGAGACGTGCCCGATGGAGAGCCCGGAGGTGCCGCCGGAGAACCGCCCGTCGGTGATGAGGGCGCAGTCCCGGCCGAGCCCTCGGCCCTTGAGGAAGGAGGTCGGGTAGAGCATCTCCTGCATGCCCGGCCCGCCCTTCGGGCCCTCGTAGCGGATCACCACGACGTCGCCGGCGACGATCCGCTTGTTCAGGATGGCGTCGACGGCCGCCTCCTGGGACTCGAAGACCTTGGCCGGGCCGCGGAAGCTGAGCCGGTCGGCCGGCACCCCGGCGGTCTTGACCACCGCCCCGTCCGGCGCCAGGTTGCCGTGCAGGATGGCCAGCCCGCCGTCGGCGCTGTACGCGTGCGCCCGGTCCCGGATGCAGCCCTCGGCCGGGTCGGTGTCGAGCCGGGACCAGCGGTTGGTGGTGGAGAACGGCTCGGTGGTGCGCACCCCGCCCGGCGCGGCGTGGAAGAGCTCGACCGCCTCCGGGGTGGCGCTGCCGCCGCGGATGTCCCAGTCGGCCAGCCACCGGTCCAGGTCGGGGGCGTGCACGGCGTGCACCTCCCGGCGGAGCAGGCCGGCCCGGTCCAGCTCGCCGAGGATGGCCGGGATGCCGCCGGCCCGGTGCACGTCCTCCATGTGGTACTTCGGCGAGTTCGGGGCGACCTTCGCCAGGCAGGGGACCCGGCGGGAGATCTCGTCGATGTCGGCGACCCCGAAGTCCAGCTCGGCCTCGCGGGCGGCGGCGAGCAGGTGCAGCACGGTGTTGGTCGACCCACCCATCGCGACGTCGAGCGCGACGGCGTTCTCGAAGGCGGGCCGGGAGGCGACCGCCCGGGGCAGCACCGAGGCGTCGTCGGAGTCGTACCAGCGCTTGGCGATGTCGACGACCACCCGGCCGGCCCGCTCGAACAGCGCCTTGCGGGCGGCGTGGGTGGCCAGCGTCGAGCCGTTGCCGGGCAGCGCCAGCCCGATCGCCTCGGTCAGGCAGTTCATCGAGTTGGCGGTGAACATGCCGGAGCAGGAGCCGCAGGTCGGGCAGGCGGAGCGCTCGATCTCGCCGAGCTGGTCGTCGGTGACGGCGTCGTTCGAGGAGGCGATCATCGCGTCGATCAGGTCGATCTTGTCGTGCACGATGCCCTCGATGGCGACCGTCTTGCCGGCCTCCATCGGCCCGCCGGAGACGAAGACGGTGGGGATGTTGAGCCGCAGCGCGGCCAGCAGCATGCCCGGAGTGATCTTGTCGCAGTTCGAGATGCAGACCAGCGCGTCGGCGCAGTGCGCGTTCACCATGTACTCGACCGCGTCCGCGATCAGCTCCCGGCTGGGCAGCGAGTAGAGCATGCCGCCGTGGCCCATCGCGATCCCGTCGTCCACGGCGATGGTGTTGAACTCCCGGCCGACGCCGCCGGCGTCGGCCACCGCGTCGGCGACCAGGCCGCCCAGGTCCTTGAGGTGTACGTGGCCGGGGACGAACTGGGTGAAGCTGTTGGCGATGGCGACGATGGGCTTGCCGAAGTCGTCGTCGGTCATCCCGGTGGCCCGCCAGAGGGCCCGGGCGCCGGCCATCGTCCGGCCGTGGGTGGAGGTTCGGGACCGCAGCTCAGGCATCCCACCAGTCTTGCACCGTCGGCGCCGGTCCGCCGCCGGCCGCCACCCGGGTCCACCACGCGGGACATCCGGCACCTCCGATCGACCGGCTGGCCGCCCCGCGCCGGGAACGGCATCGGCGGAACATTCCGCTCCGGATGACCGAACAGGCGGTTCGTGCCCCGATGACGGAAAATCCGCCCCCCGTTCCCCATGAGTCAGCTCGCATCCGGCACAGTGGATGCGTGCAACTCCCGTCGGGCGTGGAGGCCGCTGCCGTGGCGAGCGGAGTGACGGTGTTCTGCGGCCCGGCGATGCTGGCGTTCTCGGCCCGCCGCCGGTCCGGCCCGGGCCGCCAGGCGCACGCGCTGCTGGCCGCCGGCGCGGTCGTCGCCGCGGTGAGCGTGGTCGTCGCGCTGGTCGGGGTGTCGATGTACGCCGATCACTGGTCGCACCACCGGCCGGAACGGATCACCCTGGCCACCGTGGTGGCGCTCGGGATGGCGCTGAGCGGGTTGCTGCTCTGCGCCGGCCTGCTCCGGCTGCCGGGCGCCGCCGGCAGCGCGGCCGGCGCGCTGCGGCTCGTCCTCGACGGGCTGGTGATCGCGGCCTCGCTCTGGTTCGTCAGCTGGGTGCTGCTCTCCGAGCCGACCAGGCTCTTCGGCGACCGCACCCCGATGGCCTGCCCGGCGGTCCTGGTGACGACCGTCACCACGGCCGCGGCGATCGGGATCACCTTCATCGTCGGGGCCCGCTCACCGCGTCCCCGGCGCGGCCTGGCGCTGGTCGGCGGCGGGGTCAGCCTGGTCGCCGCGTGCGGGCTGGCGCTGGCCACCGGGGTCTGCCAGACCGGCCCCCGGATGGCGCTGGCCAGCGCGGCCGTGCTCCCGGTCGGGCTGGTCCTGACCGCCATCGCCAGCCGATCCACCGACGGGGCCAGCGGCGCCGACACCGACGTGATCCGGCGCGGCACCGGCTACGCCTTCCTGCCGATGCTGGCGATGGTCGCCTCGGCCACCTACCACCTGCTGCGCGGCGGCACGTTCGACGGGCTCGGCATCATCGCCGCCAGCGTGGAGGGCTTCGCCCTGGTGGCCCGGCAGTACCTCGCCCTGGCCGATGTCCGGGCCTACGCCGGCCGGCTGGCCGAACGGGAGGAGTACTTCCGCGAGCTGGCCCACACCGACCCGCTGACCGGGCTGGCCAACCGTCGCGGCCTGCTGCGCGCCATGGCGGAGGAGACCGCCACCGCCGGCCCGTGCGTGCTGCTCGGGCTGGACCTGGACGGCTTCAAGAACGTCAACGACATGCGCGGCCACGACGTGGGCGACGCGGTGCTGGTCGAGGTGGGGCAGCGGCTGCGGACCAACCTGCGGCCCGGGGACGTGGCGGCCCGGCTCGGCGGCGACGAGTTCGCCGTCCTGATGTGGGGGCGGCTGCCGGAGGCGCAGCGGGTGGCCGAGCGGCTGCTCGGCGTCCTGGGCCGCCCGTACGAGCACGACGACGGGCGGGTCTTCCTGTCGGTGAGCATCGGGGTGGCCGACCAGTGCACCGCCGGGGACACCGACGCCATGCTCCGCAACGCCGACCTGGCCCTGCGCTACGCCAAGCAGCGCGGGAAGAACCGCATCGAACGGTACGACGTCGCGTACGACCGGCTGCTGCGCCGGCGGACCATGCTGGAGCACGAGATGCGCGGCGCGGTGGAGCGCGGCGAACTGCGGTTGGCGTTCCAGCCGGTGGTGGCGGTGCCGTCGGTCCGTCCGGTCGGCGCGGAGGCGCTGCTGCGCTGGCACCACCCCGAGCTGGGCAGCGTACGGCCGGACGAGTTCATCCCGCTGGCCGAGGAGTGCGGCATGATCGCCAAGCTCGGCGCCTGGGTGCTGCACGAGGCGTGCCACCAGCTCTCGCACTGGCTGGCCGAGGGGCACGACGTCTGGCTGTCGGTGAACGTCTCACCCCGCGAACTGCACGCCCCGGAGTACGTGGTCCAGGTCGCCGACGCGCTGCGCGCCCACCACGTGCCGCCGCAGCGGCTGGTCCTGGAGATCACCGAGCACGCGGTCGCCACCGACCTGGACGAGCTGATCCGCCGGCTGGCCGCGCTGCGTCTGACCGGCGTACGGATCGCGCTCGACGACTTCGGCGCCGGCTACTCCTCGCTCGGCCAGCTGCGCCGGCTGCCGATCGACATCCTCAAGATCGACCACAGCCTGGTGGCGGAGCAGGGCACGATCCACGCCCCGGAGCGCGGCGGCCGGGCGTTCGCGCCGATGGTCGACGTGGTGATGCGGCTGGGCCACCAGCTCGGCCTGGAGGTGATCGCCGAGGGGGTGACGAACCAGACCGAGCTGGCGGCGGTGGTGGAGGCCGGCTGCCGGTTCGGGCAGGGGCAGCTCTTCGGCTGGGGGGTGCCGGCCGAGCACCTGGAGGCGCTGCTGGACGCGGCGACCTCGCCCGGGGCCAGGCCGCTGCCCGGTACCCGGGCGCGGCCGGGCGGCCGGGGAGCGGAGCGGCCGCCGACCCGGCCGGAGCGCGCCGCCGGTAAGCCGGAGCGCGCCATCCCCGCCCAAGATGTGAGATCAGTTGACTCATCGCGTGAGATGCGTCAGGCTTAGCCCCATGTCGCCGACCAGGTCATTCCGAGTACTTACCTGAGCGCACTCTCCTGTTCGAGAGTGCGCTGGCCCCGTGCATCTGCACGAGGGCCGTTTTTATTGGCCGGCCCTGTCAGGAATCGGCCAGGAAGTCCCGGATCGGGCCGGTTGACGGCCCGCCGGACAACCGCCAGAGAGTTCAGTCATCAACTGACCCGAGAAGGCCTGAATCGCCATGACGAGACCCACACCAGAGACCCTCGCCCACAGTGTGCGACGTAGCCGGTCGGGTGGTGTCGACGGGACCGCCCTCGCCGCCGGTCCGCACGCCGCCACCGCCCCGGCCCACCCCGCCGGCCCCACCGCCGTCGGGCAGCCGGGCCGGGCGGTAGCACCGGTCGCGGTCTCCGGTGCCGCCTCGCTGGTGCGGTCGCTGGAGGCGCTCGGCGTCGATGTCGCGTTCGGCATCCCGGGCGGCGCCATCCTGCCCGCGTACGACCCGCTCTACGACTCGTCGGTGCGGCACATCCTGGTCCGCCACGAACAGGGCGCCGGCCACGCCGCCACCGGGTACGCCCAGGCCACCGGCCGGGTCGGCGTCTGCATCGCCACCTCCGGACCGGGCGCGACGAACCTGGTCACCCCGATCGCCGACGCGTACATGGATTCGGTGCCGATCGTGGCGATCACCGGGCAGGTGGCGCGGCCGGCGATCGGCACGGACGCCTTCCAGGAGGCCGACATCCAGGGCATCACGCTGCCGATCACCAAACACAACTTCCTGGTCCAGGACGCCGAGGAGATTCCCCGGGTGCTGGCCGAGGCGTTCCACCTGGCCGCCACCGGCCGGCCGGGGCCGGTGCTCGTCGACATCCCGAAGGACGTCCTGCAGGCGCAGACGACCTTCAGCTGGCCGCCCACCCTGGACCTGCCCGGCTACCGGCCGACCCTGCACCCGCACGGCAAGCAGATCCGCGAGGCGGCCCGGCTGATGGCCACCGCCAAGCGGCCGGTGCTCTACGTCGGCGGCGGCGTGCTCAAGGCCGGCGCCACCGAAGGGCTGCGCCGGCTCGCCGAGCTGACCGGCATCCCGGTGGTCACCACCCTGATGGCGCGCGGCGCGTTCCCGGACTCGCACCCGCAGCACCTCGGCATGCCGGGCATGCACGGCACGGTGGCGGCGGTCTACGCCCTGCAGAAGGCGGATCTGATCGTCGCGCTCGGCGCCCGGTTCGACGACCGGGTGACCGGCAAGCTCGACTCGTTCGCGCCCGGCGCGGCGATCGTGCACGCCGACATCGACCCGGCCGAGATCGGCAAGAACCGGGCCGCCGACGTGCCGATCGTCGGCGACGCCCGGTACGTGATCGACGAGCTGGTCGAGGCGGTCGGCCCGGGCGGCGCCGGCAAACCGGCCGCCGGCCGGGACGCGACCGCCCCGGCGGACCGCACCGAGTGGTGGGCACAGCTGGACGACCTGCGGCAGCGCTACCCGCTGGGCTACGACGAGCCGGACGACGGCACGCTCTCCCCGCAGTACGTGATCAAGCGGCTGGGTGAGATCGCCGGGCCGGACGCGGTCTACGTGGCCGGCGTCGGCCAGCACCAGATGTGGGCGGCCCAGTTCATCTCGTACGAGAAGCCGGCCACCTGGCTCAACTCGGGCGGCCTGGGCACCATGGGCTACGCGGTGCCGGCGGCGATGGGCGCCAAGGTCGGCCGGCCGGACACGGTGGTCTGGGCGATCGACGGCGACGGCTGCTTCCAGATGACCAACCAGGAGCTGGCCACCTGCGCGCTGGAGGGCATCCCGGTCAAGATCGCCATCATCAACAACGGCAACCTGGGCATGGTGCGGCAGTGGCAGACCCTCTTCTACGGGGAGCGCTACTCCAACACCGAGCTGGGCACCCACAAGCACCGGATTCCCGACTTCGTCAAGCTGGCCGAGGCGCTCGGCTGCATCGGCCTGCGCTGCGAGACGGCGGCCGACGTGGACGCCACGATCGAGGCGGCGATGGCGATAAACGACGCGCCCGTCGTGATCGACTTCGTGGTCGGCAAGGACGCCATGGTGTGGCCGATGGTCGCCGCCGGCACCAGCAACGACGAGATCATGTTCGCCCGGGGTGTCCGCCCGGCCTTCGACGACGACGACCTGTGATCGTCCGGGACGGATTGAGAGAGAACGACAGATGACCAAGCACACGCTGTCCGTGCTGGTGGAGAACAAGCCCGGGGTGCTGGCCCGGGTCAGCGGGCTGTTCTCCCGGCGCGGCTTCAACATCGACTCGCTCGCGGTCGGGGAGACCGAGAACCCGGACGTCTCCCGGATCACGATCGTCGTCAACGCCGACTCCTCCCCTCTGGAGCAGGTCACCAAGCAGCTCAACAAGCTGGTGAACGTGCTCAAGATCGTGGAGCTGGACCCGGCCGTCTCGGTGGCCCGGGAACTGCTGCTGGTCAAGGTCCGGGCGGACCGCTCGATGCGGGCCCAGGTACTCGAGACGGTGGACCTGTTCCGGGCCCGGGTGATCGACGTGGCACCGGACACGCTGACCATCGAGGCGACCGGCACCGCGGACAAGCTGGACGCGCTGCTGCGCGATCTCGAACCGTTCGGAATCAAGGAAATGGTGCAGTCCGGCCTGGTGGCCATCGGCCGCGGATCGCGGTCGATCACCACCGGTCCGGCGCTGCGCGCCGCCTGACCCGCTGGACGACGGCGCTGCGCGCCGCCTGACACGCTGGACCCGACAGTCAACGAATGGCGGACCGGCATGGCCGCCGCGAGGAAGGAAAGTCATGACCGCTGAGGTGTACTACGACGACGACGCCGACCTGGCGCTCATCCAGAGCAAGAAGGTCGCGGTGCTCGGCTACGGCAGCCAGGGCCACGCCCACGCGCTGTCGCTGCGCGACTCGGGCGTCGACGTCGTGATCGGCCTGCCGGAGGGCTCGAAGAGCCGCGCCAAGGCGCAGGAGCAGGGGCTGCGGGTGCTGACCCCCGCCGAGGCGGCGGCCGAGGCGGACGTGATCATGGTGTTGGCGCCGGACACCGCCCAGCGGTCGCTCTACGCCCAGGCGATCGCGCCGAACCTCTCCGCCGGCAAGGCGCTCTTCTTCGGCCACGGGCTTAACATCCGGTACGGCTTCATCGAGCCGCCGGCCGACGTGGACGTGGCGATGGTCGCCCCGAAGGGGCCGGGCCACCTGGTCCGCCGGCAGTACGTCGACGGCAAGGGCGTGCCCTGCCTGGTCGCCGTGGAGCAGGACCCCAGCGGCACCGCCCTCGCGCTCGCCCTGTCCTACGCCAAGGGGATCGGCGGCACCCGGGCGGGTGTGATCAAGACCACCTTCAAGGAGGAGACCGAGACCGATCTCTTCGGCGAGCAGGCGGTCCTCTGCGGCGGCGCCTCGGCGCTGGTGCAGACCGGCTTCGAGGTGCTCACCGAGGCCGGCTACACCCCGGAGGTGGCCTACTTCGAGTGCCTGCACGAGCTGAAGCTGATCGTCGACCTGATGTACGAAGGCGGCATCGCCCGGATGCGCTACAGCGTCTCCGACACCGCCGAGTACGGCGACTACTCGC from the Solwaraspora sp. WMMD1047 genome contains:
- a CDS encoding cellulase family glycosylhydrolase, with amino-acid sequence MRVRLAAVLVTLTGLLAGPIAVPAAAAPGPTAGFVTRHGAELKLDGKRFRFGGTNNYYLMYKSPRMVDDVFADARAAGFTVLRTWGFLDIGNADGSNSVAGPADGVYFQYWDGAKPAYNDGPDGLQRLDHVLAAARAAGIRLVIPLTNNWRDFGGMDQYVRWRGGSHHDDFYTDPVIRGWYRDWISHLLNRTNTITGVRYADDPTVLTWELGNEPRCKGSGVYPQSPDCTTETLVAWADEMSRHVKSIDRRHLVSVGDEGFFCDDPASGDWTVNCGEGVDTLAFGRLPAVDVLSYHLYPDHWGKDAAWGTDWILRHGREARRIGKPVMLGEFGLHDKATRNPVYQRWTDAAIRGGTTGFLYWILSGVQDDGSPYPDYDGYTVYCPSPVCTNLANAAEEIARGQRSRPPVADHDTAVVEFDTAATLTPAANDIGYRTRVRPASIDLDPAAGGQQRVAAVSGGEFALAADGTVTFTPTAGFAGRAVAHYTIVDQAGRRSNVADLVVTVKPDPAGVLVLASFETDEYGWAPASWQTDGSTVARSGDFATDGAAGLRITSVEGGWFGVRFSEPLDLSARITLKYDLRTDPSVGTNTAIAVQTGPSYTWCQSTFTWRNQNWTGTAEIDLTSAMSCDATALADVRELYVYVNPGVVHIDNVRVE
- a CDS encoding arginase family protein encodes the protein MTLRLIGVPTSAGAHAPGLERGPDHLRRAGIRAALAGAGVAAADGPDLPVTPFATGAAPSGARNLPVVLAQVRRVADEVAAARAAGDLPVLLGGDCTLVLGAVLGLRLAGHRRDEVGVFYLDGDADLDTPGEGWGVLDSCGVAHLLGEGDPELANLLPDGPLIDADGLVLFGFHPAQLSAPQWRRFAARRLTGVPVTDIPAGRAGPLAAASLAALTGRNALLLHLDVDVIDYPGFPLADCPRYHGGLAFPEAMAAVAAAAAHPGLACLTITEANPDHDPTGELTRRLVAGWVGAVAAGIGS
- the ilvD gene encoding dihydroxy-acid dehydratase; translated protein: MPELRSRTSTHGRTMAGARALWRATGMTDDDFGKPIVAIANSFTQFVPGHVHLKDLGGLVADAVADAGGVGREFNTIAVDDGIAMGHGGMLYSLPSRELIADAVEYMVNAHCADALVCISNCDKITPGMLLAALRLNIPTVFVSGGPMEAGKTVAIEGIVHDKIDLIDAMIASSNDAVTDDQLGEIERSACPTCGSCSGMFTANSMNCLTEAIGLALPGNGSTLATHAARKALFERAGRVVVDIAKRWYDSDDASVLPRAVASRPAFENAVALDVAMGGSTNTVLHLLAAAREAELDFGVADIDEISRRVPCLAKVAPNSPKYHMEDVHRAGGIPAILGELDRAGLLRREVHAVHAPDLDRWLADWDIRGGSATPEAVELFHAAPGGVRTTEPFSTTNRWSRLDTDPAEGCIRDRAHAYSADGGLAILHGNLAPDGAVVKTAGVPADRLSFRGPAKVFESQEAAVDAILNKRIVAGDVVVIRYEGPKGGPGMQEMLYPTSFLKGRGLGRDCALITDGRFSGGTSGLSIGHVSPEAAGGGLISLVVDGDEIVIDIPTRLIELNVAADVLEARRIAQEKRDRPYTPVDRDRPVSAALRAYASMATSASDGAYRLVPE
- a CDS encoding bifunctional diguanylate cyclase/phosphodiesterase, producing the protein MLAFSARRRSGPGRQAHALLAAGAVVAAVSVVVALVGVSMYADHWSHHRPERITLATVVALGMALSGLLLCAGLLRLPGAAGSAAGALRLVLDGLVIAASLWFVSWVLLSEPTRLFGDRTPMACPAVLVTTVTTAAAIGITFIVGARSPRPRRGLALVGGGVSLVAACGLALATGVCQTGPRMALASAAVLPVGLVLTAIASRSTDGASGADTDVIRRGTGYAFLPMLAMVASATYHLLRGGTFDGLGIIAASVEGFALVARQYLALADVRAYAGRLAEREEYFRELAHTDPLTGLANRRGLLRAMAEETATAGPCVLLGLDLDGFKNVNDMRGHDVGDAVLVEVGQRLRTNLRPGDVAARLGGDEFAVLMWGRLPEAQRVAERLLGVLGRPYEHDDGRVFLSVSIGVADQCTAGDTDAMLRNADLALRYAKQRGKNRIERYDVAYDRLLRRRTMLEHEMRGAVERGELRLAFQPVVAVPSVRPVGAEALLRWHHPELGSVRPDEFIPLAEECGMIAKLGAWVLHEACHQLSHWLAEGHDVWLSVNVSPRELHAPEYVVQVADALRAHHVPPQRLVLEITEHAVATDLDELIRRLAALRLTGVRIALDDFGAGYSSLGQLRRLPIDILKIDHSLVAEQGTIHAPERGGRAFAPMVDVVMRLGHQLGLEVIAEGVTNQTELAAVVEAGCRFGQGQLFGWGVPAEHLEALLDAATSPGARPLPGTRARPGGRGAERPPTRPERAAGKPERAIPAQDVRSVDSSREMRQA
- a CDS encoding acetolactate synthase large subunit, which codes for MTRPTPETLAHSVRRSRSGGVDGTALAAGPHAATAPAHPAGPTAVGQPGRAVAPVAVSGAASLVRSLEALGVDVAFGIPGGAILPAYDPLYDSSVRHILVRHEQGAGHAATGYAQATGRVGVCIATSGPGATNLVTPIADAYMDSVPIVAITGQVARPAIGTDAFQEADIQGITLPITKHNFLVQDAEEIPRVLAEAFHLAATGRPGPVLVDIPKDVLQAQTTFSWPPTLDLPGYRPTLHPHGKQIREAARLMATAKRPVLYVGGGVLKAGATEGLRRLAELTGIPVVTTLMARGAFPDSHPQHLGMPGMHGTVAAVYALQKADLIVALGARFDDRVTGKLDSFAPGAAIVHADIDPAEIGKNRAADVPIVGDARYVIDELVEAVGPGGAGKPAAGRDATAPADRTEWWAQLDDLRQRYPLGYDEPDDGTLSPQYVIKRLGEIAGPDAVYVAGVGQHQMWAAQFISYEKPATWLNSGGLGTMGYAVPAAMGAKVGRPDTVVWAIDGDGCFQMTNQELATCALEGIPVKIAIINNGNLGMVRQWQTLFYGERYSNTELGTHKHRIPDFVKLAEALGCIGLRCETAADVDATIEAAMAINDAPVVIDFVVGKDAMVWPMVAAGTSNDEIMFARGVRPAFDDDDL
- the ilvN gene encoding acetolactate synthase small subunit, with product MTKHTLSVLVENKPGVLARVSGLFSRRGFNIDSLAVGETENPDVSRITIVVNADSSPLEQVTKQLNKLVNVLKIVELDPAVSVARELLLVKVRADRSMRAQVLETVDLFRARVIDVAPDTLTIEATGTADKLDALLRDLEPFGIKEMVQSGLVAIGRGSRSITTGPALRAA
- the ilvC gene encoding ketol-acid reductoisomerase, with the translated sequence MTAEVYYDDDADLALIQSKKVAVLGYGSQGHAHALSLRDSGVDVVIGLPEGSKSRAKAQEQGLRVLTPAEAAAEADVIMVLAPDTAQRSLYAQAIAPNLSAGKALFFGHGLNIRYGFIEPPADVDVAMVAPKGPGHLVRRQYVDGKGVPCLVAVEQDPSGTALALALSYAKGIGGTRAGVIKTTFKEETETDLFGEQAVLCGGASALVQTGFEVLTEAGYTPEVAYFECLHELKLIVDLMYEGGIARMRYSVSDTAEYGDYSRGPRVVDARVKDEMRKILAEIQSGEFAREWIAEDDAGRPNFAKWQAEGAAHPIEETGRKLRDMMSWVDRPITETA